The genome window ttctttcttttcaataaCATGATAACTAGTTCACATGGATGCAAACTTGGGATGGAGTAGACAATATGACAGGGAATTGAGATGAATGGTTGTACATATATGGATCAGCTAGTCaagcattaaaataaaattttcataatgtCAACTTTGAAATCACTTACTTTTTATTAGATGAGAGATTTgttgatataaaaaaagttgGCTACTGTGTCCTACATTCTTTTAGAAAAGCAAGATCTATGTCATATAAGCAACTAATCTATCATCATTTGATTTTGCAAAACCCAAGGAAACAAATGAATGGTTTGTTATTGGTGGGGACATATGGCATATCTTTTGAACTTGTAGTAGAGATTCATCAACAAGCTGTGTATTTGGTACTTATAGATATCCAAATCCCTAATGTAGTGTTGTGTTAGAATTTCGCTGTAATTAACCAAATCACATGGGCAATCTAAGCAGGGACTGTTTTACAGCTCAGAATTGGTGAATTGAGCTTTTTGTTATCTTGAGATTTATGAAACAGTTTTGGAAGATCTTCAATGTTCGATCTCTCCCTTTTCATCTGTGTTACAGATAGAGCTTGCTTTGGGGCCACATTCATCTGTAACTGTTGGGTGGCAAAAGAAAGATCAGAGAAGGTCTGCCTCTGGAGAAGTGAAGGTACTTCTGTATTTTCTGCATAAAAATGTTTCCCCCCCTCTATTATCCATCTTTCTAAACccaaaaaattagtaaaaatataatagatcTTGCACTTCTGCCTTTCAAGTAGTTTCTTAGATATTGCAATTTTTTATAGGACAATAAAGATTCATCTTTTCCTATACTGAATTAACTCTTTCTCAACTCCTTTAGTTTGGCACAGGTTCTTTTGAGACATCAGTTCATTATACTCATCGTTTTTCTCCTAAATCTCTTGGCTGCATTGTGGGAAGAGTTGGGAGGTACACAAAATCTTATTAGATGTAAATTTAGTTTGGGcgttattttttagtttctggCTTTGTTTTTGGTTGCTAAATGTTCGCAATGTCATGATATTCTTGACAAAGGTTTTTCTAGGTTCAAATCTTGACTCAAACCCCAACTCTTTCTATTGTTATTTCCATTGTTTGTTTCTTCACTGTCTTAATGAATGTCTTCCCATACAAAAATGAATTATTGCCATAGCTTTCTAtgaattatttgagaatttATTATAGCTTGTAGCTTATATTGTATCCTTTCTTGCAGACTTATTCCATCTATATCGTATCCTTTCTTGCAGACTTATTCCATCTATATCGTATCCTTTCTTGCTTgagtataaattttattgattagAAGAGAAAAAGTGTTAGTTTTAGTTACATTTCAGATGTGACTAGTAATTGTAAAGCTTTGTTGTGGACTCATTTCTGTGTGCCACTGCTAAATGAGAATTTAGTAGAGGAGGACCAAAGCAAACTTTAGGAGAAACCATCAAAATGATCTTAATCTAAATATGTGTGTCAAATTTTTGGATTATGATAGACCTCAATGATGTTGGTTGATCCAACGTGCCAACCCCACCTTGTAGGAAAAGGCTTGGTTGTTCTACTGATGCTATATTGTGTCTCTTTCTTACTTGTTCAAAATTGACTTGGGAATCTGTTCTGATTTCTGAGTAGATGCTTGTTTCAGTTCCCTTTAGCACTGGATAACAAATGAAGTTGCTCAGCCTTATAGTAATAGCATCTCTTATATTGTTTTCTGTGTTTGGGATCTATTTTCTTGTCAGGCAGTGGCATCCCACATCTATGGCcaaagaagattttttttttgttgtgattAGAATCGAATTGTAAGGGGAAAAAGATTAGGACCAAGTTAGAGCTGTTACAGTTGGGATATTTGAAGCAGGGGCAGTATTAAtatagatttttattatttgattcccAATTACTTCATGTAAAATTGAATCAATATACCTTTTGTACGTATTAAATGGTGAGTAGAATCTCTTTTAATGCTATTTTTAACGGATACTATAATATTTAATGACTGCAAATGTTGATTACGCATCACTAGCATAATTATCAGCCATACCCATTGCTAGTCAATGTTTTAATTTGTCTGTGTGCTATCTGTTTTGACATTAAACCATTTCTTCTTGTAGTTCTTCCCTTGAGGTTGAAGTCGGTGGTGGGAGGAAGCTATCCAAATTCAGCTCGGTACGCTGGTTGTATATAATAGGAATTCAGGTAATGTAGTTAACAATTTCTTATTTGTATTCATGTTTATATCTTGTATCTTTTTTTCCCCCTTTTCCTATGATCAAATCTAATAATGCAGTTTAGGCTTAGGATGAAAGCTTGTTTTAACTACtactatataaaatcaatttggtATGTGACATGAACCAATTACTCCAAAAGTTTTTACAGTTGGTGAaagtaaatgaataattttattttaacacatATACCTTTTACTCACACCTTCTGCAACATCCTTCTAGGCTTGAAGTGTGGACAGTGGACACGGCTCTACTTGTGCTTACTttcaagttttttctttttattagaagAATGGGTATGGCAAGGATAGAACTTTCAACCACTTAGGCAATAGAACCATCATACACCAACTATCCCAAAACTTAAAGCTATTTACTGAAAGTACATGAATATCTCCCCGTAGTACTGATAGTAGTTAATAGAGGAACTGGGCCATCTCCCAAAACGGGATAGTGGGATGACAACTATTTTGATCCTAAGTAGTTTTGTATTACACaaattttgtgtgtttgtgtaCATTTAAAAAACCTAAatgtaaaaacatatttatagtcaatgATTAAAACTTTACGCTTCATAACCAAAACAGCAAACATGTCTGAGTGCATCACACAAGAAATTGCACCATACAACTTGATTGCAGCAACTTCCAAATGAAAACCCTTGAAGAAAATCCAATGCGAAATGTAATTTAAAACCAATGTTTTGGGTATATGAAGatggaaattttttaaataatcaaaagaTTCAGGTGGTAATACATATCAACAGTTCCTTGTCGTACAGTTTCACTAATGAATATAACTGTTTTTGAAGATTCCATTGTGTAATCCTCCCTTCCCGACTTAAAATTTTTCCTTGTACTTGAAGTTCAATGccaggtgattttttttaccCTGCTTGTTCATTATCTGTTTTATAAGCCTTTTGACATTCTTTTTTAACCATTTCAGGGTATTTCCTGGAAATTTGAGCTGTATCGTGGGGGTCAGAAGTTAATTATTCCTGTAAGGACACTCTTGGTTCTTTACATGTCTGATAGATACTAGATATAATTTTGGGCTTTGACCTTTATTTAGATATACTATGTAAGTGGTTCGTTTATGTTCTCGATTGTGAAGATGCTCGGAAGATCTATGTATATAGAAGTATGTACTTGCCTTATTAGACTTAATAAGAGACAAACATGCATTTAATGCATTCATCCTATATGCCTATGGGCGCTGTAGACAACCccttttattaattaacattgaTATAAGTTTATTCTgttaaaatgtcattttttttaatatttgttctaTTACTTGGCTTTGATCTTgatttttgctttgttttaGACTTTAAATGCCTTTGTGATATTTGGTATCGTAATTAACTTGAGAAAGCATGTACTTGCTGAGCAAACTATTTAGATATTATATCTATTATTAAAATCAGGTAATATTGCAATTTAACTTACTTTGTTTGACTTACTTTTTTTGTAACTTAAATTAGCTTTTACTTTGCAGATTTTGCTGACAAGACATCTGAACCCTGTGTTTGCTACTGGAGCATTTGTTGTTCCTGCATCTCTTTACTTTGTTCTAAAGGTGAATTCAAATAAACTTTACATCGATAACCAAATTCTTTTTATCCAAGTGCTCTCTGCCAGTTTATTTTTGTGAAGACTGAAGACTTATAACCATATATGTCTGCACTTAGTTTATTGTTAGTATGCCAATTAAGAGGAAAACATTTTGTTATGGTAATTTGCTATCCTCTGAATCTGAATAATGCTATTGCTCATTTGGATTCCTTAGTTTCTCCTTGTGCTGAAGAGAGTATGATTTCAAATGAGCCATCACTATACAGTAGGGGTGACAAGTGCAAATTCTACTTAGTTTTGGAATGAACATTTggtttcaaatgttttttttttaccgaaCAACCGTTTTAACCGGTTCGGTTTTATATCCAAATAGCCAAACTAGTTTAGAAAACCGGTTCAGAATTGAACTGGTTTTTAAAAACCAGTTCTAAGAGGTGAACCGGTTTTTGAACTGTTTTttctattgattttttattcagGTGAAAACCAGTTTGGTTAACTgaatcggttttgtaaaaacaattcGGTTAACCGGACTACTTTTGTATAACAgtgcaattattttttttttcaaaccagtCCAGGTTAATACCGGTTCGGTTTCAGTTCAGTTACAATCCAGTTTGTTCTGAACCGGTTTTTTGCACACCCCTAATGCAGAGCATGTGGATAGGCAggacaaaattgattgaaaataaagaaaatacttTCTAAAACTTTTCATTTGTGAATTCACTCGTGTAAGTTGTAGCATTAGTTACAAGACTTTGATCTCCACTTACCACTTTTTATTACCAAATATTTCTGATGCAGAAAAAACTATAGGACAGAATTAAGATAATCATTTATCTTTCAGCTAAATGTGACAGAGGTGgttgttttgtttattgaaCAGTTTGACGATATTTTCCTCATCATTTCCTTAAATATTTGTGTTGTTTGTTTGCAGAAACTTTTTATTAAACCTTATTACCTTAGAAGGAATAAACAGAAGGCTCTGGAGGAGAAGGAGAAAACTTCTGCTCAGGTAATGGTGATTAATGTGCCCAAAGCAGTGGCATTGACCTCTATTATTCCTGCAAATTGTTGTTGTTTCTTGTTTGCAAACTGTAACCCCTCCTCATGTCAaacttcttataatttattcacTTGTAATAGGTATGATCACAATTGAAGATATGCTTCTTGTCAATGTGTGGCACACGTTTGTTTGATTGTATGAGGGCCCCACAACCCCACTTGCTCCCAAATATCTAAGTTTCAGCCAATGGTTCAACTTGAAACTGTTCATTGTGATGTCTGAAGATTGTTTTGTTTAACCATTGATTTTGAATATGTTGAGAATTCTTATGATATTATCAAATTTGATTGTTATGCGGATTCATAGATGGTTGCAACTTCCAATTATCATCCACTCCTTTGTGAGAAGTGCATCAGCTATTAATTTTTAGGCTGTGTTTGGCATGACATTGTCATTTAAGATTCCTAGAAATCCTGCATTTCTCTATTGTCCCTTGCCTGCCATATTACCGGGGATCTAACATCATGGTTGTGTTAAATTTCCAAGTATGCTCTGAATAAGGCATCTATAGTTGGATAACAAATATATTTACTATTGATCACtagtttttgcattttttagaTTTGGAAATCtttagtaattttcaattgtcaTACAATAAACATCAGGGCCTTGAGTTCCATATATTTCATAGTTCATTCCCAAATATCTCGCACTAGTCCAAAATACCTGGGGAATTAGGATTCTATTTCTGCCAAGTACCTCCTTTTAGTTCTCAGTAGTGATTTTCAAATATCAGATACACAAATCAGTTTGTTTCATGACACGATCTCCCTCATTTCTAATATAATTCCAATTCTTAGAACGAGATTGTCTAGGGAGGGACATATCTAtatttctaatcttttgaagtCTGTTGAGTATCCTGGTTAATCTCTCTCTCCTCCCCTGGGGAAAAATATTTGTGCAGGTTAAGGAAGCACGAGCTACAGCAGAGAAAGCTCAGAATTTACAACAAAATGTGGCTAATAGGAAAAGAAACAAGCAATTAGAAACAGGTGGACTGGTTATTATGAGAGCACTATATGGAAATCAGAGAATTTTGAACAACTTAAAGTCATCAAGTGAAACAAGTTTTGAATTAACTTCAGAAGTCATTGATGTTACAATACCTTTGAATTTTCTAGTTAATGATTCTGGCCAACTCAAGGTACGCCCTTTCTTTTTACTATGCATGTTCTCACAAAACTATTCTAGTTAGCTACACGGTCCAATAACTACATTTTTTTGTGTCTGCCCACTTATCCAgatgaataaaaaattgcaGTAAATATGGGATAAAGATAAAATGCAGCATGCTTCTTTGGTCAGACAGTAATAGAAACTAATAGATAGGGTGATATTTTTCTGTTTAATGGGATTTAAACCAAATTTCTGAACCTTGAATTTTACATCAATGAGACTCAGGGTTCAAGGATGATAGGTCCTTAGAGAGATCAACACATAGAATTAGGAGACACGAGGGAGAAGAAAATCAGAGAGAAAATTCTATTATTCTGCCCTGCCAAGTTAAAACCCCTTCTACAACTGTGAAACCAGTTTATTACAATCCCAAAGAATAGTATTCAATATAAAATGGTATTTATAACTCCCTATCCTCTTTGTTCCCAAACCATCAAACAGACCTCTCTAACCACCTGCTTTACTAACCGGGCTTCCCTGTAATTAAGAGTTTGTTCGAAAGAATTTGTTTCTAGCATTTCTCCTTTGAAATATGCATGGTTTATATGTCGGacggttcattttttttattagatgatgAATGTCCTATTTGTTGATGCAGCTTCATGAAGGTGTAAAAAAATCAGGCATCATGGGTTTCTGTGATCCATGTCCTGGAAGTCCTAAAGACTTGTATGTAGAGTACGTCTATGCTGGCAATCAATACAGGGTATTACCAGTTGCTTGTTATGATTCAAAATTGTTATAATCCTCTCGCATCTGGTTTATCCAAGGGCTAATTAAAATGTTGAAGCAGGTTTGGGCTGGTGATTATGAAGAATTACAGATCCCTCAGGGCAGCCACAGGATATAAAGGATTATTATTAACACATCAATATATCATTGTAACCTCTTGCAGTTTTGCCTGATTTATATACGCTTGAGGTACTACTGCATTTTATCCTGTCAGATGGAATTAGAGGAGGTACCTTTTACGATTTTTGGGCCAGTGGTACCgtcacttattttttaaatcttttatttttcccatAATTTATTACACCCCGAAAATGT of Glycine soja cultivar W05 chromosome 1, ASM419377v2, whole genome shotgun sequence contains these proteins:
- the LOC114423771 gene encoding chaperone protein dnaJ 13-like, whose amino-acid sequence is MDEPNEAQDNRELYALLNLSPEASDEEIRRAYRQWAQAYHPDKYQAPHMKDIATENFQRICEAYEILSDPNKRQIYDIYGMEGLTSGLELGPKLNGAEEIKAELERLKRMKEREKMAAHFQPSGTIVANMSLPRYLDGNGMLRGMAMTSEIQSQLSKRNAVTIGGNLAVNGEEGGGAATAVFRHHLSEVSSVEVVASAGLRALIGVQTTRNLSSHSAATMGIALSLKDGSLNLSNLWTRQLSETASGHIELALGPHSSVTVGWQKKDQRRSASGEVKFGTGSFETSVHYTHRFSPKSLGCIVGRVGSSSLEVEVGGGRKLSKFSSVRWLYIIGIQGISWKFELYRGGQKLIIPILLTRHLNPVFATGAFVVPASLYFVLKKLFIKPYYLRRNKQKALEEKEKTSAQVKEARATAEKAQNLQQNVANRKRNKQLETGGLVIMRALYGNQRILNNLKSSSETSFELTSEVIDVTIPLNFLVNDSGQLKLHEGVKKSGIMGFCDPCPGSPKDLYVEYVYAGNQYRVWAGDYEELQIPQGSHRI